The Prochlorococcus sp. MIT 0801 genomic sequence AAAAAATTAAGGGTTTATACCCAAATGCATATACATATTACAATTCTAAAAGAATAAAGATTTTAGAAGTATTTATATCTTTTGACAAAAATCAATCTAAAGAAAGTCAAGATATAAAAAGTCAATCAAATAAACATATTATACCTGGAGAAATAGTAATGATAAATAAAAAAAATGGTTTAAAAATCATGACAAAAGATTATCCTATTATAATCAAATATGCACAGTTAGAAGGCAAAAAGCCAACAGACGGTTATACGCTATCAATCCAAACAAATTTTAGCATTAATGACAAACTTGGAGTCTAAATACTATTAATAGATGAATTCTTTTTTGAAAAGCCCCAAAGGAAAAGAAATAACATTACCAAGAAGAATAAATATTCAGGTATAACTAATTTGTATAAAACTAATTGAATAATTAACTTTATTCCAATAAGTCCAACTGCAATATAACCAGCTTTTTCTAAATTAATATATATTTCCAGCCATTTAATAAATAGTCCAGATGTGAAACGTAATGCAATAACTCCAATAATTGCTCCAGTAATAACCAAAAGGAACTGATCGCTTATTGCTACGGCTGCGGTAATACTATCTATAGAAAATGCTAAATCAGTTATTGACAATAAAAGAATAACCTTAAATAATGAAAAATTAGATTTATTACTGTCAACATCTATGTTTTTATCAGAATCATTATTTTTTAAAGATAAAAACTTTGAAATTGAAAGAGAAATCAAATAAATTCCACCAATAAGCTTAACTGGCCAAAAATTTAAGAAAAATTGCGCCGTAAGAATTACAAGTATT encodes the following:
- a CDS encoding DUF475 domain-containing protein — encoded protein: MDSASLKSLTPLLDGIDRWVELAPLLPVIVSLELVLSADNAVALASITKNLNNINLQKKALNIGIFIALLLRILVILTAQFFLNFWPVKLIGGIYLISLSISKFLSLKNNDSDKNIDVDSNKSNFSLFKVILLLSITDLAFSIDSITAAVAISDQFLLVITGAIIGVIALRFTSGLFIKWLEIYINLEKAGYIAVGLIGIKLIIQLVLYKLVIPEYLFFLVMLFLFLWGFSKKNSSINSI